In the genome of Cytophagia bacterium CHB2, the window AAAACTACCAGGCCGCTATCACTGGCGGCAACATAAACATAATTTCCACTGATGGCGACGCCTCGCGCGCGCGGCGTGGCGACATTTGTAACTTCCACAGGCTGGCTGGGATTGGAAACATCGATCACACGCACACCGGCGTCGCGATCGGCTACATATGCATGATTGTTGCCCACCACCACAGCGCGCGCATCGCCGGGCGTGTCAATCTCACCAAGCAGTGCCGGATTGTTGGGATTGGCAACATCGATGATGCGCAGGCCGGAAGTGCCATAGGCGACATACGCTTTATTATCCAAAACGAATGACGTATACGCTGTACCACTGGCGGAGGCCACAATATTAATCGCGCCGGATTCCGAGGGTGAAGCGGGGTTGGACACGTTAATGGCGCGCAGACCGGCAGTACGGTCCGCAACAAAAATATGCCCAGTTGGCGAACCGTTGATCGTAATTGCGCCAAAATAAACCGAGGCCGCGCGGCCGGGCGTGTCATGCAGCGCGACTTCAGCGGGCGCCGCGATGTTCGAAACGTCGATAATGCGCATGCCGGAATCGCCGTTGGCAATATAGCCGTAGTTGCCGTCAAACACGATGCGCGCCGTGCGGAAACCCGTATCCATTGTGGTCACAAACGCCGGGCTGGCGGGATTCGTGACGTTGACAACATCCAGGCCCAGATCAAAATCGCAAACATATAAATGCCCGGCGCGAACGTTGGCGTATTGATGATAACCCCGCGCGCGATATTGCCCGGCGACTGTGGGCACGGCAGGATTCGAAATATTCACGATATGGCTGCGCGAGCCGGCGGCGATGTAAGCATAGGGCGCGGAAATCACCACGCTTTCGCAATATTCCAGCGTATCAATGCCGGCAACAAACGCGGGACTCGCCGGGTTGCTGATGTTGTAAATCTGCAAGCCCAAACCGCCGGCTGCCACGTAGGCGTTGGTGCCGCTGGTTGCCAAACCTTCACAGGTGCTGCCGATGTTGACGGTCGAAACGACCGAGGGCGTGGTGGGGTTTTGAACGTTGATCAGCCACATTCTCGGGCCGCCCACGACCACCAGATGCTGCACGCTGTTGATGGAGGTGCGCACGATATCTTCGATGATGTTCGGCAACGTTACACTCGCAACTTTCAGCGGGTTGGCGGGATCAGAGAAACTTGCGATTTGCAATTTTTCGCCCACGGCATAATAAACCAACGAGCCGGCGGCAAACACCGCTTTGGATTCGCCCTCACCCTTGCCGAAATTGCCGGCGGCGGTAACATTTAAGGCATCTTGCGCAAATGTCCCTGAGGCGACCAGCGAAAAACAGCAAACGATTGCGCCGCGCGCCCATTGTTTCAAGCGCTTCATGTTCGACCTCCTTAAGCTTGATAAGGATCACAAAAAACTAGGTTGATTGTGTTGCTGCAAAAAATTCTGGATCTCGAGCAGATGCGGCGCGGAATTCATGGCGCCAATTTTTGTGACGGACAGCACTGCCCCTGCGGAGGCCAACAACTCCGCCTCTTGCAACAATCGCATCGGCAGCAAAAAAGCGCTGAACGATCCGCTAAAAACATCGTTCATCGACGATGATGAAGTCCGTGCCGGTAGGCTCGTGATGATCGCGTGTGACAAAATCACAATTAACTCCTCCTCTTGCAGGCGCTGGATGGCTTCATGCCAGAGTTCATCATTGCCTACGCATCTCACGAACCAAACCTGTGCGCCGGCGCGCGCGCCGCGACCACGGTTTGATTCGCGCCTTTGCCGCCGGCAGTCATCGAAAATTTTCCACCGACGATCGTCTCTTCCGATTGCGGAATGCGATTGGTTTTAATGGTCAGGTCTGTATCATAACTTCCGACGATGACGACTTTGTTGGGCATGATGGCGGTCAAGTTGAGTTGATCATCTGCAATTCGTTAGCTCTTTGCAAAGAGGCATGAATTCATCACGCGAATCGCAAGCTATCTTAATGGTAGTGTCAGCGGCTCTTGCTCAAAAACCATTCATACAACAGCGGGTTGCTATACGTTTTTGTCCAGGCATCGTGGCCGGTATTGGAATAAATCGTAAAAGTGATCTCGCCGCCACAGTTTCGAAATTGGTCGACCATGCGTTGTCCGGCGGACAGAGGCACAACCTCATCGCGGTCGCCATGAAAAGCCCAAACCGGAATTTCCGTCATGGCGCAAACCTCCCACCCTTCTTCACCGCGCGCTGCGATGGGTGCGGCTGCAGCAAACAAGTTGGGATGGCGAATGCCCATGTCCCATGTGCCGATGCCGCCCATGCTGTAGCCGGTAATATAAACCCGGCGGCGATCGACGGGATAACGCGCCAAAACTTCCTCAACCAACTTCCGGATGAGCAAATCGGTGCGATCATAATACCATTCGGTATTTGCCGGGCATTGCGGTGAAATGACAAAGAACGGAAAATCATTGTTGCCGTCGAGAATGCGCGGCAAGCCTCCTGCTTTCAAGCGGCGCAAATCACTACCGCGCTCGCCGATGCCGTGCAGCGAGATGATCACCGGGAATTTACCGTCCTGCACCGCGCGTTGGTTTTGGGCGCGAAACAAGAGATAATTCAACGAGCTTGGATTATAGACTTCCTCTTGCACGAGGGGCGGCGGAGGCGGCTCGGGTTCCGCCACAAAAACCAATGAGGCTGCGCTGCCGGGCGTGTCAAAACGGCTTAATTGCACCGGCGCTGCCGGATTGGAAAAATCAAAGATGCGAATGCCCTGGTCGCCGTTTGCGACGTAACCCAAATTTTCCGCAAACACAAGGCGCG includes:
- a CDS encoding T9SS type A sorting domain-containing protein, with amino-acid sequence MKRLKQWARGAIVCCFSLVASGTFAQDALNVTAAGNFGKGEGESKAVFAAGSLVYYAVGEKLQIASFSDPANPLKVASVTLPNIIEDIVRTSINSVQHLVVVGGPRMWLINVQNPTTPSVVSTVNIGSTCEGLATSGTNAYVAAGGLGLQIYNISNPASPAFVAGIDTLEYCESVVISAPYAYIAAGSRSHIVNISNPAVPTVAGQYRARGYHQYANVRAGHLYVCDFDLGLDVVNVTNPASPAFVTTMDTGFRTARIVFDGNYGYIANGDSGMRIIDVSNIAAPAEVALHDTPGRAASVYFGAITINGSPTGHIFVADRTAGLRAINVSNPASPSESGAINIVASASGTAYTSFVLDNKAYVAYGTSGLRIIDVANPNNPALLGEIDTPGDARAVVVGNNHAYVADRDAGVRVIDVSNPSQPVEVTNVATPRARGVAISGNYVYVAASDSGLVVLDITAPANPVWLKSVPALYGENVAAFGNVAAITDYGKIRFYDVTNPANPVHGGETASFSTGNEGFGIAGNYAYIPDGDKLLVYDISNLAAPAQVGSVTHGGYSYIASVDGNYAYVAAEGAGLRVIDVSNPASPQEVGYYDGPSDARGVVAVGGYAYVTERADGMTIYHNDLVTGVEENSSGLPERFALHQNYPNPFNPSTKISFALNRPAHVKLDVQNILGQTLATLVNEWKASGSHTVVFEASHLANGVYLYRLEAGGNVQVRKLVLMK